In Myotis daubentonii chromosome 11, mMyoDau2.1, whole genome shotgun sequence, the genomic window GACGTGCCTCCTGGATGCCGTCCGGAACCGGAGAGCAGGTTACGAGGTGAGACAAATGGCTGCCGCGCTGCTCCGGCGGCTTTTGTCCTCGGGGTTTGAAGAAGTCTATCCCAACTTGCCCGCCGACGTGCAGAGGGACGTCAAGATCGAGCTGATCCTGGCCGTGAAGTTGGAGACGCATGCCAGTATGCGGAAAAAGCTCTGTGATATTTTTGCCGTGCTGGCGAGGAATCTGATCGACGAGGAGGGCACGAACCACTGGCCGGAAGGTCTGAAGTTCCTGATCGATTCGATCTACTCCAAAAATGTGGTTCTGTGGGAGGTGGCGCTTCACGTTTTCTGGCACTTCCCCGGAATTTTTGGGAACCAAGAGCGGCATGATTTGGATATCATCAAACGGTTGTTGGACCAGTGTATCCAAGATCAAGAGCATCCGGCCATCAGGACATTATCCGCCAGAGCTGCGGCTACGTTTGTGCTTGCCAATGAGAATAACTTCGCCCTTTTCAAAGACTTTGCAGACTTGCTTCCTGGAATCTTACAGGCTGTGAATGACTCTTGCTACCAGGATGACGACTCCGTGCTAGAATCCCTTGTCGAGATTGCAGATACTGTGCCTAAATACCTGGGTCCTTATTTAGAAGATACTCTGCAGTTGAGTCTAAAGTTATGTGGAGACTCTCGGCTTAGTAATCTGCAACGCCAGCTGGCCCTTGAAGTAATAGTGACCTTGTCTGAAACTGCAACCCCAATGTTgaagaaatatacaaatattattgCACAGGCAATTCCTCATATATTAGGAATGATGGTTGATCTACAGGATGATGAGGACTGGGTAAATGCCGACGAAATGGAAGAAGATGACTTTGACAGCAATGCAGTTGCTGCTGAGAGTGCACTAGACAgactggcctgtgggctgggtggAAAACTTGTCTTACCAATCACTAAGGAGCATATCATGCAGATGCTTCAGAGCCCTGACTGGAAATACCGACATGCTGGATTAATGGCCTTATCTGCCATTGGAGAAGGATGCCACCAACAAATGGAACCAATTCTAGATGAAATGGTTAactctgttttgctttttcttcaggATCCTCATCCAAGGGTAAGGGCTGCCGCCTGTATTACGCTTGGACAGATGGCTACAGATTTTGCACCTAATTTCCAAAAGAAATTCCACGAAACAGTGATTGCAGCTCTGTTGCGTACCATGGAAAATCAAGGTAATCAGCGTGTGCAATCACATGCAGCTTCTGCGCTCGTTATTTTTATTGAAGACTGCCCCAAATCCTTGCTAGTTTTATATTTGGATAGTATGGTGAGAAATCTACATTCCATCTTGGTGATTAAACTTCAAGAGTTGATTCGGAATGGAACTAAGTTGGCCTTGGAACAGCTTGTGACAACTATTGCCTCAGTTGCAGATACAATAGAAGAAAAGTTTGTTCCGTATTATGATATATTTATGCCATCACTAAAGCACATTGTTGAGCTTGCTGTTCAAAAGGAACTCAAGCTTCTGAAAGGAAAAACTATTGAATGCATTAGCCATGTTGGTCTTGCTGTTGGGAAAGAAAAATTTATGCAAGATGCATCAAATGTGATGCAGCTATTACTGAAGACACAATCAGATTTAAATAATATGGAAGATGATGACCCTCAGACCTCTTATATGGTTTCAGCATGGGCTAGAATGTGTAAAATTCTTGGAAGTGATTTTCAACAGTACCTTCCACTGGTTATTGAGCCTCTTATTAAGACTGCTTCAGCTAAACCTGATGTTGCTCTCTTAGATACACAAGATGTGGAGAATATGAGTGATGACGATGGCTGGCAATTTGTAAATCTTGGAGATCAGCAAAGTTTTGGAATTAAAACCTCAGGACTTGAAGCAAAAGCAACTGCTTGCCAGATGTTGGTTTACTAtgctaaggaattaagggaaggACTTGTGGAATATACAGAACAAATTGTAAAGCTGATGGTTCCTTTACTGAAATTTTACTTCCATGACAATGTTCGAGTGGCAGCAGCTGAGTCCATGCCATTTCTCCTGGAATGTGCAAGAATTCGTGGCCCAGAGTATCTTGCACAGATGTGGCAATTCATATGTGATCCCTTAATCAAGGCTATTGGGACTGAACCTGATACAGATGTACTCTCAGAAATAATGAGTTCTTTTGCCAAGTCCATTGAAGTAATGGGAGATGGCTGCCTTAATGATGAACACTTAGAAGAACTGGGAGAAATATTGAAAGCAAAACTTGAAGGGCACTTTAAAAACCAAGAATTGAGACAGgttaaaagacaggaagaaaacTATGACCAACAGGTTGAAATGTCCTTGCAAGATGAGGATGAATGTGATGTTTACATTTTGACCAAAGTGTCAGATATTTTGCACTCATTATTTAGTACTTACAAAGAAAAGATTTTGCCATGGTTTGAACAGCTGCTTCCATTAATTGTAAATCTAATTTGTTCTAGTAGGCCATGGCCAGATAGACAGTGGGGATTGTGCATATTTGATGATATTATAGAGCACTGTAGCCCAACCTCatttaaatatgtagaatatTTTCGGTGGCCAATGCTACTAAATATGCGAGATAATAACCCTGAAGTCAGACAAGCTGCTGCTTATGGCCTGGGTGTTATGGCACAGTTTGGTGGAGATGATTATCATTCTTTATGTTCAGAAGCTGTTCCACTGCTGGTAAAAATTATTAAGTGTGCAAAttctaaaaccaaaaaaaatgtcATTGCTACAGAGAACTGTATCTC contains:
- the RANBP6 gene encoding ran-binding protein 6, giving the protein MAAAAAAGVPATVSGKPEFYQLLKNLINPSCMVRRQAEEVYENIPGLCKTTCLLDAVRNRRAGYEVRQMAAALLRRLLSSGFEEVYPNLPADVQRDVKIELILAVKLETHASMRKKLCDIFAVLARNLIDEEGTNHWPEGLKFLIDSIYSKNVVLWEVALHVFWHFPGIFGNQERHDLDIIKRLLDQCIQDQEHPAIRTLSARAAATFVLANENNFALFKDFADLLPGILQAVNDSCYQDDDSVLESLVEIADTVPKYLGPYLEDTLQLSLKLCGDSRLSNLQRQLALEVIVTLSETATPMLKKYTNIIAQAIPHILGMMVDLQDDEDWVNADEMEEDDFDSNAVAAESALDRLACGLGGKLVLPITKEHIMQMLQSPDWKYRHAGLMALSAIGEGCHQQMEPILDEMVNSVLLFLQDPHPRVRAAACITLGQMATDFAPNFQKKFHETVIAALLRTMENQGNQRVQSHAASALVIFIEDCPKSLLVLYLDSMVRNLHSILVIKLQELIRNGTKLALEQLVTTIASVADTIEEKFVPYYDIFMPSLKHIVELAVQKELKLLKGKTIECISHVGLAVGKEKFMQDASNVMQLLLKTQSDLNNMEDDDPQTSYMVSAWARMCKILGSDFQQYLPLVIEPLIKTASAKPDVALLDTQDVENMSDDDGWQFVNLGDQQSFGIKTSGLEAKATACQMLVYYAKELREGLVEYTEQIVKLMVPLLKFYFHDNVRVAAAESMPFLLECARIRGPEYLAQMWQFICDPLIKAIGTEPDTDVLSEIMSSFAKSIEVMGDGCLNDEHLEELGEILKAKLEGHFKNQELRQVKRQEENYDQQVEMSLQDEDECDVYILTKVSDILHSLFSTYKEKILPWFEQLLPLIVNLICSSRPWPDRQWGLCIFDDIIEHCSPTSFKYVEYFRWPMLLNMRDNNPEVRQAAAYGLGVMAQFGGDDYHSLCSEAVPLLVKIIKCANSKTKKNVIATENCISAVGKILRFKPNCVNVDEVLPHWLSWLPLHEDKEEAIQTFSFLCDLIESNHPAILGPNNSNLPKIINIIAEGKINETISYEDPCAKRLANVVRQVQTSEELWLECISQLDDEHQEALQELLNFA